The Gemmatimonas sp. UBA7669 sequence GGCCTTGAGGTGATTCACGGCACGCGCCGTGCGCAGCGACCACGACTCGCGCAGCACCTGATCGTTCCACGGCGTCTCGTCGTAGGGATGCAGCAGCACGTGGCTGTGCAGGTCACTGAGTCCGGGCAGCAACGTGGTGCCGGGTAACGCGATGCGCTCGATGTCTCCGCCGGAGGGCAGGCTGCCCACCGGCCCGGCGGCCTCGATGCGATTGCCGGCCACGAGCACGCCCCAACCACGGTGCAGCTGATCGCTGCTGCCATCAAAGACCGCGTCGGGCACCAGCAGCGTGCGTTTGGGTGTCGGTGTGGCCGAACGGCTGTTCTGCGCGGCGGCCTGGCTGGTGAGGATCGCGGCCGCGAGCGCGAGGCCAACAATGGTAGACAGCGATTGGCGGAGCATGGCCGATGGGTCAGGACAGGGTTCGGTCGGGTCGACGTGATACCACCGCGGCATACTCACCGGTGGATTGCGCGGCGGGAACGATGCCGGCCACGCCTCCGGACACCACGAAGGCCATGGCATCGGCACTGGCCACGTCGAGCGGCTGCACCTGGTCTGCGGGCACCACGTAGAGCTGGCCGGAGAAGTTGTAGGAGTGGGGGCAGTACACGGCCACGCGTCCGCCAAGACCCAGATGGGCCAGCGACTCCTGCGTGAGAAAGCCCATGACCTGCATGCTGCCATCGGCCGTGAGCGACACGAGCACCGGCTTGTCGAAGCGCCGCTTCTCGCCCACGAAGGCGTTGAGCAGATCCTTGGTGGAGCCGTACAGCAGGCGGACGAAGGGAAGGCGGTTCATCAGCGACTCGAGTGCGCTGACCGCCGATCGCGTGAGGAGATTGGAGCCGAAAAAGCCCACCAGCGTGATAAGCACGATGGTGGCGGCAAAGCCCGCGCCCGGGATGGGGAGGCCGAGCCACCCGTCCACGCTGGTGAAGACCAGCCAGCAGATCCAGACGGTGACCACGAGGGGCGCCAGCAGCACCAATCCCCGGGCGAAAAAACCAAGTAGCCGTCGCATCCCACTCCTCACGCTGCCAAAGCCGCGCCGTTAACCTTCGTCGTGTGGTCCCCAGCGCAAGTTGGGGCCCCATCCCGCCCGCGACCAGTCCGTTCCTCCTATCTCGCACCTCCGAACCAATGCGATCGCCTTCCCGCCTCGCACTGCGCCCCCTAGGTCTCGCGCTGGCCGCGCTGACCTCGGGCGTCCCTGCCACGCTGCTGGCGCAGGACGCCGCGCCGGCCAATCCGTTCACGGCCGTGTCCCGCTGGACGCCGCCACCACTTCCGGCCGGCAAGAAGCCCATCACGCAGGACGTCTACGACCTCTGGCGCACGATCAGCGGCTCGTCGCTGTCCAACGATGGCAAGTGGGCGGTGTACACGCAGAGTCCCGTCGTGGGCGAGGGCGAACTGGTGGTGCGGTCCACCAGCGGCAGCACCGAGTATCGGGTGCCGCGTGGCTTCACGGGCCGGCCGCAGCTCATGCCGTCGGCTGACAGCGGGGCGCAGTTCAGTGCGCAGCCGGCGCAGGTCAGCGCGGACTCGCGCGTGGTGGTGTTCACCATCTATCCGTCGCGCGCGGAGGTGGAGCGTGCGCGTGGCCGCCGCGGCGCGCCGGCCCCACGCAACAGCATGGGCATCATGCAGCTCGCCGACGGCTCGGTGACGCGTGTGCCGGCCGTGCGCAGCTTCCGACTGGCGCGCAACGGCGGCCGCTTTCTGGCCTATCAGGTGGACGACACCACGGCGCGTCCGCAGAATGGCGCCGGGGCGGCCTCCGCTGCGGCACAGCCGGGGCAGGCGCCCGCGCAGCCGGCGGGCCCGCGTCGCGAGTATGGCAACACGCTGGTGCTGCGCGATCTGTCGAACGGCAGTGAGACGCGCATCGAAGGCGTCACCTCGTTCACGTTCGACGAGAACGAGAAGTACCTCGGGTACACCGTGACCACCCGTGATGGCGCGGGCAATGGCGCGTTTGTGCGCCTGCTGTCCACCGGCGCGGTGACGCCGCTGCTCACCGGTCAGGCCACGTATCGCGGCTTCGGCTTCGATCGCGCCGGCACGCAGGTCGCGTTTGTATCCGACCTGGGCGACAGCACGTCCCGCCCGCGCTTTGCGCTGTACCACGCCTCGCTGGTGCCGGCCAAGGGCAAGAGCGTGTCCGCCCGTCGTCTCGTCTCGTCGGCTGACGTGCCGGGCGGCTTGCTGGTGGCCGAACG is a genomic window containing:
- a CDS encoding DUF502 domain-containing protein, coding for MRRLLGFFARGLVLLAPLVVTVWICWLVFTSVDGWLGLPIPGAGFAATIVLITLVGFFGSNLLTRSAVSALESLMNRLPFVRLLYGSTKDLLNAFVGEKRRFDKPVLVSLTADGSMQVMGFLTQESLAHLGLGGRVAVYCPHSYNFSGQLYVVPADQVQPLDVASADAMAFVVSGGVAGIVPAAQSTGEYAAVVSRRPDRTLS